A window from Callithrix jacchus isolate 240 chromosome 17, calJac240_pri, whole genome shotgun sequence encodes these proteins:
- the LOC144579974 gene encoding uncharacterized protein LOC144579974, which yields MRSRVRRAGCCRALPGRFGAPARAPAAQWVRGEPQSKRYVASRDPERRGELPPRPREKPAVLTPPGSRSKFQDPRPPRRRTGRASGSRLRTRRVRGSPSDASTASHTHPRSCSTVAGGVAQSRPRAAGGGGRYSRGVAGLLQVRAGSSMAAGLGPPRLRTPGHLPQRGAWTAGCGRRGRRAGRAARSGRAAAPRGSAARTAAQREPRTHRQEAGARRRLTGRRQGQPGLSRASAAAATRGLGRQPISGARGGAGGGGAGRVRGERACAGAGGPAGRFLPREHLRRAGGTRGGAGRTGGGGRGSARGAGTRALPGPFPAAQCGVGAAVLDPQVRLQVLPESVRLLSPA from the coding sequence ATGAGGAGTCGGGTCCGCCGCGCTGGCTGCTGCCGGGCGCTCCCCGGGAGGTTTGGGGCTCCCGCCCGTGCGCCCGCAGCGCAGTGGGTTCGCGGGGAACCGCAGTCCAAGCGCTACGTGGCCAGCCGCGATCCGGAACGCAGAGGCGAGCTCCCGCCCCGGCCGCGGGAGAAACCGGCGGTGCTGACTCCGCCGGGATCCCGAAGCAAGTTCCAGGACCCCCGCCCCCCGCGGAGGCGGACCGGCCGCGCCTCGGGTTCCCGGCTCCGGACGCGCAGGGTGCGGGGGAGCCCGAGCGACGCGTCCACAGCCTCACACACCCACCCCCGAAGTTGCAGCACCGTGGCGGGGGGAGTGGCGCAGAGCCGCCCGCGGGCAGCGGGGGGCGGCGGACGGTACTCACGGGGGGTGGCCGGCCTCCTGCAGGTCCGCGCCGGGTCCTCGATGGCGGCCGGGCTCGGGCCACCGCGCCTCAGGACGCCCGGGCACCTGCCGCAGCGCGGCGCGTGGACCGCAGGCTGCGGGCGGCGAGGAAGGCGCGCGGGTCGGGCTGCGCGCTCAGGCCGGGCTGCAGCACCGCGGGGCTCGGCTGCCAGAACCGCAGCGCAGCGGGAGCCGAGGACCCACCGACAGGAGGCGGGAGCGCGGCGGCGGCTGACAGGGAGGCGCCAGGGCCAGCCGGGCCTCAGCCGCGCCTCAGCAGCCGCCGCCACCCGCGGGCTCGGCCGACAGCCAATCAGCGGCGCCCGGGGCGGGgccggcgggggcggggcggggcgcgtGCGGGGCGAGCGCGCGTGCGCCGGGGCCGGGGGCCCGGCGGGCCGGTTCCTCCCGAGGGAGCACCTCCGGCGCGCGGGCGGCACGCGCGGGGGGGCGGGGCGCACGGGAGGAGGCGGGCGGGGCTCCGCGCGCGGGGCGGGGACCCGCGCCCTCCCAGGGCCCTTCCCTGCGGCGCAGTGCGGTGTTGGGGCCGCGGTTCTGGACCCCCAGGTGCGACTCCAGGTCCTGCCCGAGTCTGTCAGGCTTCTGTCCCCGGCCTGA